TAAATAGTTAAATAATTGAACTTCCGGCTGATGTTATTTGATAATTTAAGGTCGTTATATATTAAAACATCAAAGAGTTATACCTCTGAGAATACCTGTGGTATAGCAGAGCAAAAATGATTTAAGTCATATTCAAAAAATAACCTCCTGATAGCATAAAGGCACCCAGAATCAAAACCCTTAACACTAAAAGGAGGTTATTATGAGTAACCAAGAGATTGTCAGACGAGAGCAGTATTGTCAAATTGTCAAAGAAATAACCGGCTCTGATCAGTATCTGATCGTTGGCATTGATGTGGGCAAAGACAAACATCATGCCTTTATGGGAACAGCTAAGGGTATCAGTCTTTTCCGGAAGCTGATTTTTGAAAACGACCTTGAAGGCTTTTCCAAATTGCTTAAAACAGCAGATCAAATCAAGGTTCAAAATGGTTTGTCCAAAGTAGTTTACGGTTTGGAACCCACGGGCAACTACCATAAGCCATTGGCCAGGCATTTGATCCGTTGCGCCTGTAACGTTGTGCTGGTTACCGGCCAGGCGGTAAAGAACAACCGGCAGCTTTTGGACGGGCGCTGGGATAAAAATGATACCAAGGACGCAGCCAATATTGCCGACCTGGTTTCCAGGGCAAGAAGTCTGTATTATGATTGTCCGGCCCCGAGTATCATTGAGATTAGGGGATTGCTGTCGTTAAGAAGACGGCTGAAAAGAGAAGAGCACAGCCTCAGAATGCGAATCAGAAACAATCTGCTGGCTCAGCACTTTCCCGAGCTGGACAGGTTTTACAGCGCCTGCGAGAGTGAAAGTCTTGCCATCGTGCGGTGGTTTCCGGACCCTGATACGATCTCGGCAATGCCATTTTCAGAGTTTTTTAACCTAGTGACGAAGACGCGTCGCGGGGTCGCTCAGACGCTGAGGCTGCGTAAGATCCATCAACTTGCGGCAGAATCTGTTGGTTGTCCTATTGGACCATCCGTTGAATTTGAAGCCGATCTTCTTGTCGAGAAGCTCCACCAGGTACGCGATCAAATACAAAAGACCGATGATTTAATCGAAGACTTTTGCCTTGAGTTTGCT
This portion of the Candidatus Desulfatibia profunda genome encodes:
- a CDS encoding IS110 family transposase, encoding MSNQEIVRREQYCQIVKEITGSDQYLIVGIDVGKDKHHAFMGTAKGISLFRKLIFENDLEGFSKLLKTADQIKVQNGLSKVVYGLEPTGNYHKPLARHLIRCACNVVLVTGQAVKNNRQLLDGRWDKNDTKDAANIADLVSRARSLYYDCPAPSIIEIRGLLSLRRRLKREEHSLRMRIRNNLLAQHFPELDRFYSACESESLAIVRWFPDPDTISAMPFSEFFNLVTKTRRGVAQTLRLRKIHQLAAESVGCPIGPSVEFEADLLVEKLHQVRDQIQKTDDLIEDFCLEFAEYSYLLTIPGFGPYISARVLASIADPFRFENRKQLIKMAGYDLCAERSGKTSDKAVPVISKKGNGELRYALYQAANVAVARVDLFRTYFARLLRGRERERGIKTKMRVKVAAKMLIIAWTLMKKKQPFDPAHLDID